The following coding sequences are from one Melanotaenia boesemani isolate fMelBoe1 chromosome 19, fMelBoe1.pri, whole genome shotgun sequence window:
- the sdad1 gene encoding protein SDA1 homolog: MSGRQNNKLPNNLPQLQNLIKRDSQSYVDEFSQQYRHYQSNVQIFKLQPDKPNKELAELVMFLAQVGHCYTQELSTFPKELSELLMTYHTVLEPELRMTFCKALILLRNKDLIEPTRLLELFFELLRCHDKLLRKTLYTHIVADIKNINAKHKNNKVNTMLQNFMYTMLRDSNPIAAKISLDVMVELYKRNIWNDAKTVNIITTACFSKVTKILVAGLKFFLGKDEDDNKESDSESENEGPSARDLMVRYSTGKKTSKNKKKLEKAMKVLKKHKNKKKAEVFNFSAIHLIHDPQDFSEKLLKQLEDSKERFEVKIMMMELISRLVGIHELFVFNFYPFIQRFLQPHQREVTKILLCAAQASHQLVPPEIIEPVIKTIANNFVTDRNSGEVMTVGINAIKEVAARCPLSITEDLLQDLAQYKTHKDKNVMMSARGLIQLFRNLNPQMLHKKDRGRPTEASAEAKIKEYGELEAKDYIPGAEVLEEEGENKEGEEDEDGWESASISDDGEDGEWVDVHHSSDEEAGEVAEKLQSMAPEERKAKAAAVSVSRLLTQDDFKKIRLVQMAKEVNAAPGKGQKRKNVEIDSEDDDKGELLSLRDIEKLHKKPKADKETRLATAMAGRTDRKDFVRKRNKLNPHASTSNKEKRRNKNFMMMRHSQNVRTKGKRSFREKQIALRDALLKKKKQYK, encoded by the exons ATGTCTGGGcgacaaaacaacaaattacCGAACAATTTGCCGCAACTTCAGAATTTGATAAAAAGAGATTCGCAGTCTTACGTTGATGAG TTTTCACAGCAGTACCGACACTATCAGTCCAATGTGCAGATCTTCAAATTGCAGCCTGACAAACCGAACAAGGAGCTGGCAGAGCTTGTTATGTTTCTTGCTCAG GTTGGTCACTGCTACACGCAGGAGCTGTCAACATTTCCAAAGGAGCTGTCTGAATTATTAATGACTTACCACACAGTCTTGGAGCCTGAGCTACGAATG ACTTTCTGCAAAGCGCTGATTCTTCTGAGGAATAAGGATCTGATAGAACCCACGAGACTCCTGGAGCTGTTCTTTGAGCTGCTGCGATGTCATGACAAGTTGCTTAGGAAG actctatacacacacattgtagcagacataaaaaacatcaatgcaaaacataaaaacaataaagtcaACACG ATGTTACAGAACTTCATGTACACCATGCTGAGAGACAGTAATCCCATTGCTGCAAAGATCTCTTTAGATGTGATGGTGGAACTTTATAAAAGGAATATTTG GAATGATGCTAAAACAGTTAACATCATTACAACAGCGTGCTTCTCCAAGGTGACTaag ATTCTTGTTGCTGGCCTTAAGTTCTTCCTGGGCAAAGATGAAGACGATAACAAGGAGAGTGATTCGGAATCGGAG AATGAGGGACCATCAGCACGAGATCTGATGGTGCGATACTCCACCGGCAAGAAAACCtccaaaaacaagaagaagctGGAAAAGGCCATGAAAGTCCTCAAG aaacacaagaacaagaaaaaagctgaagtcTTTAACTTCTCTGCGATTCATCTCATTCACGATCCTCAAG ATTTCTCCGAGAAGCTCTTGAAGCAGTTGGAAGACTCTAAGGAGCGCTTTGAAGTGAAGATCATGATGATGGAGCTCATATCCCGTTTGGTTGGAATCCATGAG CTCTTTGTCTTCAATTTCTATCCCTTCATCCAGAGGTTTCTGCAGCCCCATCAGAGAG AGGTGACCAAGATTCTCCTGTGTGCGGCCCAGGCTTCCCACCAACTTGTGCCTCCTGAG ATCATCGAACCTGTGATCAAGACCATTGCCAACAACTTTGTGACGGACAGGAACTCTGGGGAGGTCATGACTGTCGG TATCAACGCCATCAAGGAGGTGGCAGCTCGCTGTCCGCTTTCCATCACTGAAGACCTGCTGCAGGACTTGGCCCAGTACAAAACCCACAAAGACAAAA atgtgATGATGTCTGCCAGAGGACTGATTCAGCTGTTCAGGAATCTCAATCCGCAGATGCTGCACAAAAAAGACAGA GGGAGACCCACAGAGGCGTCAGCAGAGGCCAAGATCAAAGAATACGGAGAGCTCGAGGCTAAAGactacattcctggagctgaagtcctggaagaggagggggagaacaaagagggagaggaggatgaag ACGGCTGGGAGAGCGCCAGTATTAGCGATGATGGTGAAGATGGGGAGTGGGTGGACGTTCACCACTCATCTGATGAAGAGGCAGGAGAAGtg GCTGAGAAACTTCAGAGTATGGCACctgaagaaagaaaagccaaggcagctgcagtcagtgtcaGCAGACTCCTCACTCAAGATGATTTTAAGAAAATCCGTCTGGTCCAAATGGCCAAAGAGGTCAACGCTGCCCCAGGGAAGGGCCAGAAGAGGAAGAACGTGGAAATCGACAGTGAAGATGACGACAA aGGGGAGCTGCTGTCGCTGAGAGACATTGAGAAGCTGCACAAGAAACCAAAAGCAGACAAGGAGACACGACTCGCAACAGCAATG GCGGGACGGACTGACCGGAAGGATTTCGTCAGAAAGCGGAACAAACTAAACCCACATGCCAGCACGAGCAACaaggagaagaggagaaacaAGAACTTCATGATGATGAGACACAGTCAGAACGTCCGAACTAAAGGCAAACGCTCTTTCAGAGAGAAACAG ATCGCTTTGCGGGACGCCCtcctgaaaaagaagaaacaatacAAATAG